From the Theobroma cacao cultivar B97-61/B2 chromosome 2, Criollo_cocoa_genome_V2, whole genome shotgun sequence genome, one window contains:
- the LOC18608823 gene encoding sterol 14-demethylase produces MEVDDKFLNMGFLIVATLVVAKLISFLIMPRSKKRLPPVIKTWPVIGGLLRFIKGPIVMLREEYPRLGNVFTLSLFNKKITFLIGPEVSAHFFKASESDLSQQEVYQFNVPTFGPGVVFDVDYSVRQEQFRFFTEALRVNKLKGYVDQMVTEAEDYFSKWGDSGEVDLKYELEHLIILTASRCLLGREVRDKLFDDVSALFHDLDNGMLPISVIFPYLPIPAHRRRDQARKKLAEIFANIIASRKSAGKSENDMLQCFIESKYKDGRPTTEAEVTGLLIAALFAGQHTSSITSTWTGAYFLRHKEFLSAVVEEQKQLMQKHGSKVDHDILSEMDTLYRCIKEALRLHPPLIMLLRSSHCDFSVKTRDGKEYDIPKGHIVATSPAFSNRLPYIYKDPDTYDPNRFSVGREEDKVAGAFSYISFGGGRHGCLGEPFAYLQIKAIWSHLLRNFELELVSPFPETDWNAMVVGVKGKVLVRYKRRQLSVN; encoded by the exons ATGGAAGTAGATGACAAGTTTCTCAACATGGGTTTTCTCATAGTAGCCACACTCGTAGTGGCCAAGCTTATATCTTTCCTCATAATGCCTAGATCCAAGAAGCGGCTGCCGCCGGTAATCAAAACCTGGCCGGTAATTGGTGGGCTCCTTCGATTCATAAAAGGGCCCATCGTGATGCTCCGGGAGGAGTACCCAAGGCTTGGCAATGTTTTCACGTTGAGCTTGTTTAACAAGAAGATAACTTTCTTGATTGGGCCTGAGGTTTCAGCACACTTCTTTAAGGCTTCTGAATCAGACCTCAGCCAACAGGAAGTTTATCAGTTCAATGTGCCAACCTTTGGCCCTGGTGTGGTGTTTGATGTGGATTACTCAGTAAGGCAAGAGCAGTTCCGGTTCTTTACGGAAGCCCTTAGAGTTAATAAACTCAAGGGTTATGTGGATCAGATGGTTACAGAAGCTGAG GACTACTTCTCAAAATGGGGGGATAGTGGTGAGGTGGACCTCAAGTATGAGCTGGAGCATCTAATCATCTTGACTGCTAGTAGATGTCTCTTGGGTCGAGAAGTACGTGATAAGCTTTTTGATGATGTATCTGCCCTCTTCCATGATCTTGACAATGGCATGCTCCCTATCAGTGTTATCTTCCCTTACCTTCCTATCCCTGCTCATCGCCGTCGTGACCAGGCTCGAAAGAAGCTTGCAGAAATCTTTGCAAATATCATAGCTTCCCGTAAAAGTGCTGGCAAGTCAGAGAACGACATGTTGCAATGTTTCATTGAATCTAAGTACAAAGATGGTCGCCCAACTACTGAGGCTGAAGTAACGGGGTTGCTCATTGCTGCTCTCTTTGCTGGGCAACATACCAGTTCCATCACCTCTACTTGGACTGGTGCCTATTTCCTCCGTCACAAGGAGTTCCTATCTGCTGTGGTGGAGGAGCAGAAACAACTAATGCAAAAGCATGGAAGCAAGGTTGATCATGATATCTTGTCTGAGATGGACACCTTGTATCGGTGCATTAAGGAAGCCCTGAGACTTCACCCCCCACTGATTATGCTTCTACGAAGCTCACACTGTGATTTTAGTGTAAAAACCCGAGATGGTAAAGAGTACGACATCCCAAAAGGTCATATTGTTGCAACATCACCAGCATTTTCGAACAGGCTTCCTTACATCTACAAGGATCCAGACACATATGATCCCAATAGATTTTCTGTTGGGAGGGAAGAAGACAAGGTGGCAGGGGCTTTCTCGTATATTTCCTTCGGAGGTGGCAGGCACGGTTGCCTTGGTGAACCGTTTGCTTACCTTCAGATAAAGGCTATATGGAGCCATTTGTTGAGGAATTTTGAGTTGGAGCTTGTGTCACCTTTTCCTGAGACTGACTGGAACGCAATGGTGGTTGGCGTGAAAGGTAAGGTGCTGGTTCGATACAAGCGGCGACAACTTTCTGTTAATTAG
- the LOC18608824 gene encoding peptidyl-prolyl cis-trans isomerase FKBP19, chloroplastic isoform X2: MASISVAGSLPQSLTFFSGRASTRRRYGPKASLSVQQQEHQQQQSQLIERRELVVIAAVGLVAGAFWDPSQEENGIAMAASSGFTDMPALRGKDYGKTKMRFPDYTETESGLQYKDLRVGDGPTPKMGQTVVVDWDGYTIGYYGRIFEARNKTKGGSFVGDDKDFFKFRLGSQEVIPAFEEAVSGMALGGIRRIIVPPELGYPGNDFNKSGPRPTTFSGQRALDFVLRNQGLIDKTLLFDIELLKIIPN, from the exons ATGGCGTCAATTTCAGTAGCTGGATCTCTGCCGCAATCCCTTACGTTTTTCTCTGGAAGAGCTTCGACCAGG AGACGGTATGGACCCAAAGCATCTCTTTCAGTTCAGCAGCAGGAGCATCAACAACAACAATCTCAGCTGATTGAACGAAGAGAATTAGTGGTAATAGCAGCGGTGGGCTTAGTAGCTGGAGCATTCTGGGATCCTTCCCaggaagaaaatggaatagCGATGGCCGCCTCATCTGGATTTACCGACa TGCCAGCACTTAGGGGAAAGGATTATGGGAAGACGAAAATGCGGTTTCCGGACTACACAGAAACCGAATCAGGTCTTCAGTACAAG GACTTGCGGGTGGGGGATGGCCCTACACCAAAGATGGGACAGACAGTCGTG GTTGATTGGGATGGTTACACTATAGGATATTACGGCCGCATATTTGAAGCTCGAAACAAGACAAAAGGCGGTTCCTTTGTG GGAGATGACAAAGACTTTTTCAAATTCAGACTTGGATCCCAAGAG GTAATTCCAGCTTTTGAGGAAGCAGTTTCAGGAATGGCTCTGGGTGGCATTAGAAG GATCATAGTGCCTCCAGAACTGGGATATCCTGGAAATGACTTCAACAAAAGTGGACCCAGACCAACAACCTTCTCG GGTCAACGAGCCTTGGATTTTGTGCTCAGGAACCAAGGGCTTATAGACAAGACTCTACTGTTTGATATTGAGCTCCTTAAAATCATTCCAAATTGA
- the LOC18608824 gene encoding peptidyl-prolyl cis-trans isomerase FKBP19, chloroplastic isoform X1: MASISVAGSLPQSLTFFSGRASTRLVISFQRRYGPKASLSVQQQEHQQQQSQLIERRELVVIAAVGLVAGAFWDPSQEENGIAMAASSGFTDMPALRGKDYGKTKMRFPDYTETESGLQYKDLRVGDGPTPKMGQTVVVDWDGYTIGYYGRIFEARNKTKGGSFVGDDKDFFKFRLGSQEVIPAFEEAVSGMALGGIRRIIVPPELGYPGNDFNKSGPRPTTFSGQRALDFVLRNQGLIDKTLLFDIELLKIIPN, from the exons ATGGCGTCAATTTCAGTAGCTGGATCTCTGCCGCAATCCCTTACGTTTTTCTCTGGAAGAGCTTCGACCAGG TTGGTTATTTCATTTCAGAGACGGTATGGACCCAAAGCATCTCTTTCAGTTCAGCAGCAGGAGCATCAACAACAACAATCTCAGCTGATTGAACGAAGAGAATTAGTGGTAATAGCAGCGGTGGGCTTAGTAGCTGGAGCATTCTGGGATCCTTCCCaggaagaaaatggaatagCGATGGCCGCCTCATCTGGATTTACCGACa TGCCAGCACTTAGGGGAAAGGATTATGGGAAGACGAAAATGCGGTTTCCGGACTACACAGAAACCGAATCAGGTCTTCAGTACAAG GACTTGCGGGTGGGGGATGGCCCTACACCAAAGATGGGACAGACAGTCGTG GTTGATTGGGATGGTTACACTATAGGATATTACGGCCGCATATTTGAAGCTCGAAACAAGACAAAAGGCGGTTCCTTTGTG GGAGATGACAAAGACTTTTTCAAATTCAGACTTGGATCCCAAGAG GTAATTCCAGCTTTTGAGGAAGCAGTTTCAGGAATGGCTCTGGGTGGCATTAGAAG GATCATAGTGCCTCCAGAACTGGGATATCCTGGAAATGACTTCAACAAAAGTGGACCCAGACCAACAACCTTCTCG GGTCAACGAGCCTTGGATTTTGTGCTCAGGAACCAAGGGCTTATAGACAAGACTCTACTGTTTGATATTGAGCTCCTTAAAATCATTCCAAATTGA
- the LOC18608824 gene encoding peptidyl-prolyl cis-trans isomerase FKBP19, chloroplastic isoform X3 produces the protein MASISVAGSLPQSLTFFSGRASTRLVISFQRRYGPKASLSVQQQEHQQQQSQLIERRELVVIAAVGLVAGAFWDPSQEENGIAMAASSGFTDMPALRGKDYGKTKMRFPDYTETESGLQYKDLRVGDGPTPKMGQTVVVDWDGYTIGYYGRIFEARNKTKGGSFVGDDKDFFKFRLGSQEVIPAFEEAVSGMALGGIRSDAGS, from the exons ATGGCGTCAATTTCAGTAGCTGGATCTCTGCCGCAATCCCTTACGTTTTTCTCTGGAAGAGCTTCGACCAGG TTGGTTATTTCATTTCAGAGACGGTATGGACCCAAAGCATCTCTTTCAGTTCAGCAGCAGGAGCATCAACAACAACAATCTCAGCTGATTGAACGAAGAGAATTAGTGGTAATAGCAGCGGTGGGCTTAGTAGCTGGAGCATTCTGGGATCCTTCCCaggaagaaaatggaatagCGATGGCCGCCTCATCTGGATTTACCGACa TGCCAGCACTTAGGGGAAAGGATTATGGGAAGACGAAAATGCGGTTTCCGGACTACACAGAAACCGAATCAGGTCTTCAGTACAAG GACTTGCGGGTGGGGGATGGCCCTACACCAAAGATGGGACAGACAGTCGTG GTTGATTGGGATGGTTACACTATAGGATATTACGGCCGCATATTTGAAGCTCGAAACAAGACAAAAGGCGGTTCCTTTGTG GGAGATGACAAAGACTTTTTCAAATTCAGACTTGGATCCCAAGAG GTAATTCCAGCTTTTGAGGAAGCAGTTTCAGGAATGGCTCTGGGTGGCATTAGAAG TGATGCAGGATCATAG